A window of the Nibribacter ruber genome harbors these coding sequences:
- a CDS encoding AAA domain-containing protein: MNDILNELLDVKALLKLEQEEDRKQYQLKNALTTIAERKRLGICWYPVQITKQEVGFGNKMVVELERSSGRDQLHMFQAGSSASLFTNGDGGALNGVVLEVKRNKLRLATSKEDLPDWLEEGGRLGIELTFDEVSYREMEIALMKVMEAEKSRLAQLRDILLGNEPATFRREKDIAPIEVLNPSQNAAVKNIMQAVDVAIIHGPPGTGKTTTLVQAILETLKAGERRLLVTAPSNTAVDLLTEKLAEQGVNVIRIGNPSRVSEVLLEHTLDAQVMHHRDYRQLKKLRKTAEEYKAMGSQFKRNFGWEEKEQRRRYKDESKKLLNEAEDVERYITEDLLDHVEVVTCTLVGSANRVIRHLKYDTVFIDEAAQALEPACWIPITRANRVVLAGDHHQLPPTVKSMIAERNGLAKTLFEKCIARQPETAVMLTTQYRMHQHIMGFSNTQFYKGELQAHESVEAATLQEVHPQFDPGLIVEFIDTAGCGYNETTLAEGSSTANPEEADLLIKHLNNLLMPYEPAGLNEEGEERPLKIGIISPYRAQINYLKDQVEHQPKLHQLQQRRQLSVGTVDSFQGQERDIIYISMVRSNPEGEIGFLADIRRMNVAMTRAKKKMVIVGDSATLGEHPFYQEFLTYAETIGAYRSAWELLSPDESE, from the coding sequence ATGAATGATATTCTAAACGAATTACTGGACGTGAAGGCTCTGCTCAAATTGGAGCAGGAAGAAGACCGCAAGCAATACCAGTTAAAGAACGCCCTCACCACCATTGCCGAGCGCAAGCGCCTGGGCATCTGCTGGTACCCCGTTCAGATTACCAAGCAGGAAGTGGGCTTCGGGAATAAGATGGTGGTGGAATTGGAGCGTTCTTCGGGCCGTGACCAATTGCACATGTTCCAGGCAGGTTCTTCTGCGTCCTTGTTTACCAACGGCGATGGCGGGGCTTTGAACGGTGTGGTATTGGAAGTAAAGCGCAATAAACTGCGTCTGGCCACTTCTAAAGAAGACCTCCCCGATTGGCTGGAAGAAGGCGGCCGCCTAGGCATAGAACTCACCTTTGACGAGGTCAGCTACCGCGAGATGGAAATTGCCCTCATGAAGGTGATGGAAGCCGAGAAAAGCCGCTTAGCTCAATTGCGTGACATCCTACTGGGCAATGAACCAGCAACTTTCCGGAGGGAGAAAGACATTGCTCCTATTGAGGTGTTGAACCCATCGCAGAACGCGGCGGTCAAAAACATCATGCAGGCGGTAGACGTGGCCATTATCCACGGGCCTCCGGGCACCGGTAAAACCACCACGCTGGTACAAGCCATTCTGGAAACCTTGAAAGCCGGTGAGCGCCGCTTATTGGTAACAGCCCCCAGCAATACCGCGGTGGACTTACTCACTGAGAAATTAGCCGAACAAGGTGTGAACGTCATTAGAATAGGGAATCCTTCCAGGGTCTCTGAAGTATTATTGGAACATACTCTGGACGCCCAAGTAATGCACCACCGCGACTACCGCCAGCTAAAGAAACTGCGCAAGACCGCTGAGGAATACAAGGCCATGGGAAGCCAGTTCAAGCGTAATTTTGGTTGGGAGGAAAAAGAACAGCGCCGCCGCTACAAAGACGAAAGCAAAAAACTGCTAAATGAAGCTGAGGACGTGGAGCGGTATATCACCGAGGATTTGCTGGACCATGTGGAAGTGGTGACCTGTACCTTGGTGGGCTCGGCCAATCGCGTGATTCGGCATTTAAAATATGACACAGTGTTCATTGATGAGGCCGCGCAAGCCCTGGAGCCCGCCTGCTGGATTCCCATCACGCGCGCCAACCGCGTGGTCTTGGCCGGCGACCACCATCAGTTACCGCCCACGGTAAAATCTATGATTGCCGAGCGGAACGGACTGGCCAAAACCCTGTTTGAGAAGTGCATTGCGCGTCAGCCAGAAACGGCCGTCATGCTTACCACCCAGTACCGCATGCACCAGCACATCATGGGCTTCTCCAATACCCAATTTTACAAAGGTGAATTGCAGGCCCATGAAAGCGTGGAAGCGGCCACATTGCAAGAAGTGCATCCGCAGTTTGACCCGGGCCTCATTGTGGAGTTCATAGACACGGCCGGATGTGGCTACAATGAAACCACCCTAGCCGAAGGAAGCAGTACTGCCAACCCCGAAGAAGCTGATTTGCTCATCAAGCATTTGAATAACCTTTTGATGCCGTATGAACCTGCCGGCTTGAACGAGGAGGGCGAAGAACGTCCATTAAAAATTGGTATCATCTCGCCGTACCGTGCGCAGATTAACTACTTAAAAGACCAGGTAGAACACCAGCCCAAACTGCACCAACTGCAACAGCGCCGACAACTATCTGTGGGTACGGTTGATTCCTTCCAAGGGCAGGAACGGGACATCATTTACATTTCTATGGTGCGCAGTAATCCAGAGGGTGAGATTGGCTTCCTGGCTGATATACGCCGCATGAACGTAGCCATGACCAGGGCTAAGAAAAAGATGGTCATTGTGGGCGACAGCGCCACTTTGGGCGAGCATCCTTTCTACCAAGAATTTCTGACCTATGCCGAAACCATTGGCGCCTACCGCAGTGCCTGGGAGCTATTGTCCCCCGACGAGTCGGAGTAA
- a CDS encoding endonuclease domain-containing protein, with protein sequence MPNKIIPYRPDLKEKARHLRKNSTLSEVLLWNEIKDKKLGFQFHRQMPMLNYIVDFYSHELQLAIEVDGDSHDEKEKYDSVREQELKEYRVRFLRFQDIDVKRNIKYVLDAIYYWIEENQQK encoded by the coding sequence ATGCCCAACAAAATCATTCCATATCGCCCAGATCTAAAAGAGAAAGCGAGACACCTTCGCAAGAACAGCACATTATCCGAGGTTCTACTTTGGAATGAAATCAAAGACAAAAAACTCGGGTTTCAATTCCACAGGCAGATGCCCATGCTGAATTATATTGTTGACTTTTACAGCCATGAACTACAGCTCGCCATTGAGGTAGATGGTGACAGCCATGATGAAAAAGAGAAGTATGATTCTGTTAGAGAGCAGGAGTTGAAAGAGTATAGGGTGCGCTTTTTACGCTTTCAAGACATTGATGTAAAGCGGAACATTAAATATGTGCTGGATGCGATTTATTACTGGATTGAAGAGAACCAACAGAAGTAA
- a CDS encoding MFS transporter → MSTLNYISLLKNYFINNRHILPTIVLAQFACTSLWFAGNAVLPELIPLLQLEASSLPHLTSAVQLGFILGTLVFAVFTISDRFSPSMVFLACALAGAGCNLSLLGASGLSMLLLSRFLTGFCLAGIYPVGMKIASDYHQKGLGKALGFLVGALVLGTAFPHLLKSLTQGLNWRYVIWGTSGLAVLGGLSLFWLVPDGPYRTKSTQPNFKAFFQIFRNAAFRSAAFGYFGHMWELYTFWAFVPVMLALYAEAHPALALNNPLLSFAIIAIGAVACVLGGYLSGHIGSAKTAFGALAVSMVCCLLSPWLVDLPFAVFIGLLLVWGFAGPMDSPQFSTLVAQNAPAHVKGTALTIVNSLGFALTIVSIQFLRSIQGMVDPRYWFLFLVIGPLLGLLAMRPLMNNE, encoded by the coding sequence ATCTCAACGTTAAATTATATATCATTACTTAAAAATTACTTTATTAATAATAGACACATTCTCCCCACCATCGTCCTAGCCCAATTTGCCTGCACGTCTCTTTGGTTTGCGGGCAATGCGGTGTTGCCTGAATTGATTCCGCTGTTGCAGTTGGAAGCCAGCTCCTTGCCGCACCTCACGTCGGCAGTGCAGTTGGGGTTTATTCTGGGTACGTTGGTATTTGCTGTGTTCACCATTTCTGATAGGTTCTCGCCGTCAATGGTATTTTTAGCGTGCGCGTTGGCAGGAGCGGGGTGTAATTTGAGTTTGTTGGGGGCCAGTGGGTTGAGCATGTTGTTGCTATCTCGGTTTTTGACGGGCTTTTGTTTGGCGGGTATTTATCCGGTGGGCATGAAGATAGCCTCAGATTACCACCAGAAAGGCTTGGGCAAGGCTCTGGGGTTTCTGGTAGGGGCGCTGGTGCTGGGCACGGCCTTTCCACATCTGCTCAAAAGCCTCACCCAGGGGCTCAACTGGCGCTACGTCATCTGGGGGACGTCGGGATTGGCGGTGTTAGGTGGGCTTAGCTTGTTTTGGCTGGTACCAGACGGGCCATATAGAACCAAAAGCACCCAACCCAATTTCAAAGCCTTCTTCCAAATCTTCCGGAACGCAGCATTCAGGTCGGCGGCATTTGGATACTTTGGGCACATGTGGGAATTGTACACGTTCTGGGCCTTTGTCCCGGTCATGCTGGCTCTATACGCTGAGGCGCATCCAGCACTAGCGCTGAACAACCCCTTGCTTTCTTTTGCCATCATTGCCATTGGGGCCGTGGCCTGCGTGCTGGGTGGTTACCTGTCTGGCCATATTGGGAGCGCGAAGACGGCTTTCGGGGCGTTGGCGGTGTCCATGGTTTGTTGTCTGTTGTCTCCGTGGCTGGTGGACTTGCCGTTTGCGGTATTTATAGGTTTGCTGTTGGTCTGGGGTTTTGCCGGGCCTATGGACTCTCCACAGTTCTCCACGTTGGTGGCCCAAAACGCCCCGGCCCACGTGAAAGGCACCGCGCTCACCATTGTCAATTCCCTAGGCTTCGCGCTAACCATCGTCAGCATTCAATTCCTGCGGAGCATTCAAGGCATGGTAGACCCTCGCTATTGGTTTCTGTTCCTAGTCATCGGGCCGCTGTTGGGGTTGCTGGCCATGCGTCCATTAATGAATAATGAATAA
- a CDS encoding acyl carrier protein phosphodiesterase produces the protein MSLTVKCTFGFTLSVLNYLAHLYLSGNDPELKFGNFIADGVRGAQILQFPERIQQGIKLHRLIDQFTDSHAVVKETIERLRPLYKKYAGVVADVYYDHFLAANFQQFSAVPLDVFAEESYAAIQSRPEWLPPKVQTFLPYMVNQNWLVSYAQVWGISKALKGLSRRTTFESNMETAGEELQLNYDFYHQEFNRFFPDLEKYVKEEIERINTLHLKS, from the coding sequence GTGTCTTTAACCGTAAAGTGTACCTTTGGTTTTACACTTTCTGTTTTGAACTACCTGGCCCACCTGTACCTGTCTGGCAATGACCCTGAACTGAAGTTCGGAAATTTTATAGCCGATGGCGTGCGCGGCGCCCAGATTCTACAGTTCCCGGAGCGCATTCAACAGGGAATCAAGCTCCACCGCCTCATTGACCAGTTCACCGATAGCCACGCCGTGGTCAAGGAAACGATTGAGCGCCTTCGTCCTTTGTACAAGAAATACGCAGGCGTAGTGGCAGACGTATACTATGACCATTTTCTGGCCGCCAACTTCCAGCAGTTCAGTGCCGTGCCTTTGGATGTTTTCGCCGAAGAGAGTTACGCCGCCATCCAAAGCAGACCGGAGTGGCTTCCACCAAAAGTGCAGACTTTTCTACCTTATATGGTTAACCAGAACTGGCTGGTTTCATATGCGCAGGTGTGGGGAATTTCTAAAGCCTTAAAGGGCCTGAGCCGGCGCACTACGTTTGAATCTAACATGGAAACCGCCGGCGAGGAACTCCAACTTAACTATGACTTCTACCACCAAGAATTCAACCGCTTTTTCCCAGATTTGGAGAAGTACGTGAAAGAGGAAATAGAACGAATTAACACCTTGCACTTAAAATCATAG
- a CDS encoding thymidylate synthase: MQAYLDLMRHILDKGVKKEDRTGTGTISVFGYQMRFNLQEGFPLVTTKKVHLKSIIYELLWFLRGETNVKWLQERGVSIWDEWADANGDLGPVYGSQWRSWPTPDGGHIDQITQVINQIKNNPDSRRLIVSAWNVAEVNNMKLPPCHAFFQFYVADGKLSCQLYQRSADVFLGVPFNIASYALLTMMVAQVCDLEPGEFIWTGGDTHLYTNHLEQTELQLTREPRPLPKMKLNPAVKDIFGFDFEDFTLEDYQPWPGIKAPVAV; this comes from the coding sequence ATGCAGGCTTACTTAGACTTGATGCGCCATATTTTGGACAAGGGCGTGAAGAAAGAAGACCGTACCGGCACCGGTACCATTAGTGTGTTTGGCTACCAGATGCGGTTTAACCTGCAAGAAGGCTTCCCGCTGGTGACCACCAAGAAGGTGCACCTCAAGTCTATCATCTATGAACTGCTTTGGTTTTTGCGGGGCGAAACCAATGTGAAGTGGTTGCAGGAGCGGGGCGTGAGCATCTGGGACGAATGGGCCGATGCCAACGGTGACCTGGGACCGGTGTACGGTTCGCAGTGGCGGTCCTGGCCTACGCCTGACGGTGGACACATTGACCAGATTACGCAGGTCATCAACCAAATCAAGAACAACCCAGACTCCAGACGCCTGATTGTGAGTGCCTGGAACGTGGCCGAGGTCAACAACATGAAGTTACCGCCGTGCCATGCGTTCTTCCAGTTCTACGTAGCCGATGGCAAACTTTCTTGCCAGCTCTACCAGCGCTCTGCCGACGTGTTTCTGGGTGTGCCCTTCAACATTGCCTCTTATGCACTCCTCACCATGATGGTGGCCCAAGTCTGCGACTTAGAACCCGGCGAATTCATCTGGACCGGCGGTGACACGCACTTGTACACCAACCACCTGGAGCAAACCGAACTTCAGCTAACCCGTGAGCCCCGCCCATTGCCCAAAATGAAACTGAACCCCGCCGTGAAAGACATCTTCGGGTTTGACTTCGAAGATTTCACACTGGAAGACTACCAGCCGTGGCCAGGAATTAAGGCGCCTGTGGCGGTGTAG
- a CDS encoding FKBP-type peptidyl-prolyl cis-trans isomerase: MKIEENKVVTLTYELKVTNEEGESTLVEIADDENPMVFLYGVSGLPEKFEQELSGKESGQDFKFTLSSDEGYGDLDESAVVPVPKSVFEVDGKIDEEMVQEGNYIPMSDNEGNHMQGRIVSVHDDHVLMDFNHPLAGMDMHFEGKVVSVRDASPEEIAHGHVHGEGGHHH; this comes from the coding sequence ATGAAAATAGAAGAAAATAAAGTGGTGACGCTCACCTACGAACTTAAGGTAACCAACGAAGAAGGCGAGTCAACGCTAGTAGAAATTGCCGACGACGAGAACCCAATGGTGTTCTTGTATGGCGTGAGCGGATTGCCAGAGAAATTTGAGCAGGAATTGTCAGGCAAGGAGTCTGGCCAGGACTTCAAATTCACTCTTTCTTCTGATGAAGGCTACGGTGACCTGGACGAGAGCGCGGTGGTGCCGGTTCCAAAATCGGTGTTTGAGGTAGACGGCAAGATTGACGAGGAAATGGTACAGGAAGGCAACTACATTCCTATGTCTGACAACGAAGGAAACCACATGCAGGGCCGCATTGTAAGCGTGCATGATGACCATGTGTTAATGGACTTCAACCACCCACTGGCTGGGATGGACATGCACTTTGAAGGCAAAGTGGTGAGCGTGCGCGATGCGTCTCCAGAGGAGATTGCCCACGGCCACGTACACGGCGAAGGCGGACACCACCACTAG
- a CDS encoding DUF885 domain-containing protein, whose translation MKKSILVGLVACGLFACQKSSNQDTDGGSTSSTGTRTNINGLLKSYWDTNNRLFPLDATAQGDNRYNHLLPNDNTKAYRDTLQTFYQSYLDSLQQYNREKLSENDRISYDIFQYEMQNRLEGLKLNTWMIPFQQFWGLPLTMGQLGSGTGNQPFKTTKDYENWLGRVQGFTVWADSAVGNFRSGMASGLVLPKPLVAKMIPQLKAMVVSDPTKSLFYSPIQNFPKEVPQADRARLTEAYKKAITTQLVPTYQKLATFLEKEYLPKARTTTGIADVTGGKDIYNYYVKYWTTTDKTPDEIYETGKKEVARIRAEMEKVKNQVGFKGDMNAFFQHLKSDPKFMPYKKPEDVLNAFRAIQTKIEPNVDKLFGKRPKTPFEVRQTEAFRAASASAEYNQGSPDGSRPGIFYVPILDATKFATTSGMESLFLHEAIPGHHYQISLQQENQSLPDFRRFSWYGAYGEGWALYTESLGKELGLYQDPYQYMGALGDEMHRAIRLVVDVGMHTKGMTREQAIQYFMDNMAMSEEGVIAEVERYMAIPGQALSYKIGQLKIRELRAKYQKQLGSNFSLASFHDEFLKDGGMPLKIVEKKMDDWAKKQK comes from the coding sequence ATGAAAAAATCCATACTGGTGGGACTGGTGGCCTGCGGACTGTTCGCATGCCAGAAGTCCTCCAACCAAGACACTGATGGGGGCTCTACCTCCTCTACCGGCACCAGAACCAACATCAATGGTCTGCTCAAATCTTACTGGGACACCAACAACCGCCTGTTCCCGTTGGATGCCACTGCCCAAGGCGACAACCGCTACAACCACCTGTTGCCCAACGACAACACCAAAGCCTACCGCGACACCCTGCAAACCTTTTACCAATCTTATTTGGATAGCCTGCAACAGTACAACCGCGAGAAGCTGTCTGAAAACGACCGCATCAGCTATGACATCTTCCAGTATGAGATGCAGAACCGCTTGGAGGGCCTAAAGCTCAATACCTGGATGATTCCTTTCCAGCAGTTCTGGGGCCTGCCCTTGACCATGGGCCAACTGGGTTCGGGTACCGGCAATCAGCCGTTTAAGACTACCAAAGACTATGAGAACTGGCTGGGCCGTGTGCAAGGCTTTACGGTTTGGGCAGACTCGGCGGTAGGTAATTTCAGGTCGGGCATGGCGTCTGGTTTGGTCTTGCCGAAGCCCTTAGTGGCCAAGATGATTCCTCAGCTAAAGGCCATGGTAGTCTCTGACCCAACCAAAAGCTTGTTCTACTCGCCTATCCAGAACTTCCCGAAAGAAGTACCCCAGGCAGACAGAGCGCGCCTGACAGAGGCCTACAAAAAAGCCATCACCACCCAACTGGTGCCTACCTACCAAAAGCTGGCCACCTTCCTGGAGAAAGAATATCTGCCCAAAGCTCGCACTACCACCGGCATTGCCGACGTGACCGGCGGAAAGGACATCTACAACTACTACGTCAAGTACTGGACCACCACAGACAAGACCCCAGACGAAATCTATGAGACGGGCAAAAAAGAAGTAGCCCGCATCAGAGCCGAAATGGAGAAAGTCAAAAATCAGGTAGGCTTTAAAGGCGACATGAACGCCTTCTTCCAGCACCTCAAGTCTGACCCCAAATTCATGCCTTACAAGAAACCCGAGGACGTGCTGAACGCCTTCCGGGCCATTCAAACCAAGATTGAGCCTAACGTAGACAAGCTGTTCGGGAAGCGTCCTAAAACCCCATTTGAGGTGCGCCAGACCGAAGCTTTCCGGGCCGCCTCTGCCTCTGCCGAGTACAACCAAGGCTCCCCGGACGGTAGCAGACCGGGCATTTTCTACGTGCCAATTCTGGACGCTACCAAGTTTGCCACCACTTCGGGCATGGAGTCTTTGTTTTTGCATGAAGCCATTCCCGGCCATCATTACCAAATTTCCCTGCAACAGGAAAACCAGAGCCTCCCCGACTTTAGAAGATTTAGCTGGTACGGCGCCTACGGCGAAGGCTGGGCCTTGTACACCGAGTCCTTGGGCAAAGAGCTAGGCCTCTACCAAGACCCATACCAGTACATGGGCGCCCTAGGCGATGAGATGCACCGTGCCATCAGACTGGTGGTAGACGTGGGCATGCACACCAAAGGCATGACCCGCGAGCAAGCCATCCAGTACTTTATGGATAACATGGCCATGTCTGAAGAAGGTGTCATCGCCGAAGTAGAGCGCTACATGGCCATCCCTGGTCAGGCATTGTCTTACAAAATTGGTCAGCTAAAAATCAGAGAACTCCGCGCCAAGTACCAGAAACAACTCGGCTCGAACTTCTCCCTCGCCTCCTTCCACGACGAGTTCCTGAAAGACGGCGGGATGCCCCTGAAGATTGTAGAAAAGAAAATGGACGACTGGGCGAAAAAGCAGAAATAG
- a CDS encoding ABC transporter ATP-binding protein, whose amino-acid sequence MKILWTYLKPYKWLIFLSLLLAGAAQLLNLVDPIIFGKIIDEYALRQKALTEEELVSGVLRLLAIAVGVALLSRLAKAMQEYVVRLVVQKFGMQIFNDGIRQTLRLSYQEFMNQRSGETLSILQKVRTDTERFINSFINILFSSLVGIGFLVWYAVTKHWALVPVFLIGILVLGGLTGLLSNKIKTLQRSINRENNKMSGVITESLRNIELVKSLGLTFQEIRRLRDHTQEIFALEMVKVRKVRTLSFLQGSALSLLKQSILFILLWLIFRKILEPGELIAMQFITAQIFTPLQDLGNIILLYREADASIQTYDALMHRPIETNPEEPIETGPIQSLRFENVVFRHQDSATNAIDHISLEAKAGDTIAFVGPSGSGKSTMVKLLVGLYKPVEGQIYYNGISTKDIRFNPVRRQFGFVTQETQLFSGTLRQNLLFVKPDATEAEMLDALEKASAMTLVHRSEKGLDTTIGEGGMKLSGGERQRISIARALLRNPRLLIFDEATSALDSLTEDEITDTVKAVSLSGERITILIAHRLSTILHANTIIVLEKGKIVETGTHDQLVDQKGLYYAMWRQQIGERV is encoded by the coding sequence ATGAAAATACTCTGGACCTACCTCAAGCCCTACAAATGGCTCATCTTTCTGTCTTTGCTGTTGGCGGGTGCGGCGCAGTTACTCAATTTGGTAGACCCTATCATCTTCGGGAAGATCATTGATGAATATGCCCTTCGGCAGAAAGCTTTAACCGAGGAAGAATTGGTTTCTGGCGTGTTGCGACTGTTGGCCATTGCGGTGGGTGTGGCGTTGCTGTCCAGACTGGCGAAAGCCATGCAAGAATACGTGGTACGATTGGTGGTCCAGAAATTTGGGATGCAGATTTTTAATGACGGCATCCGTCAGACTCTGCGCTTGTCGTATCAGGAGTTCATGAACCAGCGTAGCGGTGAAACGCTGTCTATTCTGCAAAAGGTGCGCACAGATACTGAGCGGTTCATCAACTCGTTCATCAATATTCTGTTCTCTTCCTTGGTGGGCATCGGGTTTCTGGTTTGGTATGCGGTGACCAAGCATTGGGCGCTGGTGCCGGTGTTCTTGATTGGCATTTTGGTCTTGGGCGGGCTCACCGGTTTGCTCAGCAATAAAATCAAAACCCTGCAACGCAGCATCAACCGCGAAAATAACAAAATGTCGGGTGTCATCACGGAGTCTTTGCGCAACATTGAATTGGTGAAAAGCCTTGGTCTCACCTTTCAGGAAATACGCCGCTTGCGCGACCATACGCAGGAGATTTTTGCCTTGGAAATGGTAAAGGTGCGCAAAGTAAGGACGCTTAGTTTTCTGCAAGGCTCAGCTCTGAGTCTGCTCAAGCAGTCCATCCTGTTCATTTTGCTGTGGCTTATTTTCAGGAAGATTCTGGAACCCGGCGAGCTGATTGCCATGCAGTTCATCACGGCGCAAATCTTCACTCCGCTCCAAGACCTGGGCAACATCATTCTGCTCTACCGCGAAGCCGATGCCTCTATCCAGACCTATGACGCGCTCATGCATCGGCCCATTGAAACCAACCCCGAGGAGCCTATTGAGACTGGCCCAATCCAAAGCCTTCGGTTTGAGAACGTGGTGTTCCGGCACCAAGACTCGGCTACCAATGCCATTGACCACATCTCCCTAGAAGCCAAAGCCGGTGATACCATCGCATTTGTGGGCCCGTCTGGTTCTGGTAAGTCTACGATGGTCAAGTTGCTGGTGGGCTTGTATAAACCCGTAGAAGGCCAGATTTACTACAACGGCATATCTACCAAAGACATCAGGTTTAACCCCGTGCGCCGGCAATTCGGGTTTGTGACGCAGGAGACGCAGTTGTTCTCTGGGACGCTTCGGCAGAACTTACTATTTGTGAAGCCAGATGCCACAGAGGCTGAGATGCTGGATGCGCTGGAAAAAGCCTCGGCGATGACCTTGGTGCACCGCTCAGAGAAAGGCTTGGACACCACCATTGGCGAAGGAGGCATGAAACTGAGCGGCGGCGAACGCCAGCGTATCTCCATCGCTAGGGCCCTGCTCCGCAACCCACGCCTGCTCATCTTCGACGAAGCCACCTCGGCGCTGGACTCCCTCACCGAAGACGAGATCACCGACACCGTAAAGGCCGTTTCCCTCTCCGGCGAGCGCATCACCATCCTCATCGCCCATCGCCTCTCCACCATCCTCCACGCCAACACCATCATCGTGCTAGAGAAAGGCAAGATTGTAGAAACCGGCACCCATGACCAACTAGTAGACCAAAAAGGCCTATACTACGCCATGTGGCGCCAACAGATTGGAGAACGGGTTTAA
- a CDS encoding ATP-dependent nuclease has translation MKIKIDKFKKIDSVEVELQALNIFIGTNNSGKSSFIQGIQFAISSAQTLRLKSVSWRSKNESQTLNLDSTDFLYTPTRHIENLYHGKRLVTSKRRADRISMNFRFDDGQKTSINVSRGKNGGFATVVTGKVLGQKVNDIDNPFCVYVPGIAGIPIQEKFEVPIAIKKSATRGDSNNYLRNILLEISNSESKWSAFIFSVNQIYSDIEIRVDFRDSVSEYIDVFVTNADIELPLDSIGTGLLQTIQIFAYIEYFNPRIILLDEPDSHLHPTKQKNLANELLRRTNENKDLKVVFSTHSRYILETLENIANVVYFQNGSSYPNIQGSKILLDIGAADADYLFAKKNLKYIVVTEDKVDNITDKKSFLKNFLIANGLPEDEFVLHSYEGCTKVDFAKILEGFVRKQIPGVKIIVHIDRDQKIDGDRDLIKLEADCEKRDLLLFVTKFQEVESYFCQPEHISHLYGLGIEICIDLYNNIVDSLAEETKRKLGNFILRERKDLSLNKDGKQDIAIINGMIEDWYSRFKNELCPGKELLGKVKNEIQTTHRLEPNKLIEPTKFLKDENFQALINNLTTNNSN, from the coding sequence ATGAAAATAAAAATAGATAAATTTAAGAAAATAGATTCTGTAGAAGTCGAATTACAAGCACTAAATATTTTTATTGGAACCAATAATTCCGGTAAAAGTAGTTTTATTCAAGGAATCCAATTTGCTATATCTAGCGCTCAGACTCTTAGACTTAAAAGCGTTTCTTGGAGGTCCAAGAATGAATCTCAAACTCTTAATCTGGATTCAACTGACTTTCTATACACGCCCACAAGACATATAGAAAACCTTTACCATGGAAAAAGGCTTGTAACTTCTAAAAGAAGGGCAGATAGAATATCAATGAATTTTAGGTTTGACGATGGTCAAAAGACATCAATAAACGTTTCTCGAGGTAAAAATGGTGGTTTTGCTACAGTTGTTACAGGAAAAGTTCTTGGTCAAAAAGTCAATGACATAGACAATCCTTTTTGTGTTTATGTACCAGGAATTGCAGGAATCCCAATTCAAGAAAAGTTTGAAGTACCAATTGCAATAAAAAAATCTGCAACTAGAGGTGATAGTAATAACTATTTGAGGAATATTTTATTAGAAATTTCAAATAGCGAATCCAAATGGAGTGCATTTATTTTTTCTGTTAATCAAATCTATTCAGACATAGAGATTAGGGTTGATTTTCGGGATAGTGTTTCTGAATATATTGACGTATTTGTCACCAATGCTGATATTGAACTCCCTCTAGACTCTATAGGTACAGGACTTTTACAAACTATTCAAATCTTTGCATATATAGAATATTTCAATCCAAGAATAATACTGTTAGATGAGCCAGACTCACATTTACATCCAACAAAACAAAAAAACTTGGCCAATGAATTACTTAGAAGAACTAATGAAAACAAAGATTTAAAAGTTGTATTTTCAACTCACTCTAGATATATTCTTGAAACTTTGGAAAACATTGCAAATGTTGTTTATTTCCAGAATGGAAGTTCATATCCTAACATTCAAGGAAGCAAAATTCTACTTGATATAGGAGCTGCAGATGCTGATTATTTATTCGCAAAGAAAAATCTAAAGTATATTGTTGTTACTGAGGACAAGGTTGACAATATAACAGATAAAAAAAGTTTTTTGAAAAATTTTCTAATCGCAAATGGTCTTCCTGAAGATGAGTTTGTTCTTCATTCATATGAAGGATGTACGAAAGTAGATTTTGCTAAAATATTAGAAGGTTTTGTTAGAAAACAGATTCCAGGTGTAAAAATTATTGTCCATATTGATAGAGACCAAAAAATTGATGGCGACCGTGATTTGATTAAATTAGAAGCTGATTGTGAGAAAAGAGACCTATTGCTATTTGTAACGAAATTTCAAGAGGTCGAATCATATTTTTGTCAACCAGAACATATTTCTCATTTATATGGATTAGGCATTGAGATATGTATAGATTTATATAATAACATTGTAGATTCTTTAGCTGAAGAAACAAAACGAAAGCTGGGGAATTTCATACTGAGAGAGAGAAAAGACTTGTCTTTAAATAAAGATGGGAAACAAGATATCGCTATAATTAATGGTATGATTGAAGATTGGTATTCTAGATTTAAGAATGAGTTGTGCCCTGGAAAAGAATTACTTGGTAAGGTGAAGAATGAAATTCAGACAACTCATAGACTAGAACCTAATAAATTAATAGAACCAACTAAATTTTTAAAAGATGAAAATTTTCAAGCGCTAATTAATAATTTGACAACAAATAATTCTAATTAA